Proteins encoded within one genomic window of Girardinichthys multiradiatus isolate DD_20200921_A chromosome 21, DD_fGirMul_XY1, whole genome shotgun sequence:
- the LOC124858380 gene encoding C-C chemokine receptor type 3-like — MLSTTSGYVPENTTDPWFEPCSRDGDNSLGAHLSFLYYFMFVFSVVTNVLVLVIIHWFDKMNTVVNIMLMNLVVSSLIFMSSLPFLGIYMQVSNWIFGSVMCKVIFSVYYLGFYSSVFFLTLLTFDRYLAIVYLMPAIHIRSRHNAIIACTVVWVISGLACIRPMLLHNTHMFLGTEYCEMYFRDLPNIDVKMLKKSGFYIQLFVFLILPLAVNIFCYIRIAITAISTNVASKNKAFRVIFFIVVLFFISWIPFNIVELLNEEPKDCKEEQRLGYALHVTRNMAYFYFCVSPIFYTFVGKRFQDYFKQLLLKCFPSLRKHISINAVNKTTMFTAGTELSVRY; from the exons ATGTTGTCAACAACCTCTGGTTATGTTCCCGAGAATACAACAGATCCGTGGTTTGAACCGTGTAGCAGGGATGGCGATAACAGCCTGGGAGCACATCTGTCTTTCCTCTACTATTTCATGTTTGTGTTCAGCGTTGTCACCAACGTGCTGGTTCTGGTTATCATCCATTG GTTCGATAAGATGAACACTGTGGTCAACATCATGCTGATGAACCTCGTGGTGTCCTCTCTTATCTTCATGAGCAGCCTTCCCTTTTTGGGCATTTACATGCAGGTCTCTAACTGGATTTTTGGCTCAGTTATGTGCAAGGTCATCTTCAGTGTCTACTATCTGGGGTTTTACAGTTCGGTCTTCTTTTTAACTTTGCTGACGTTTGACCGTTACCTTGCTATTGTGTATTTAATGCCTGCAATACATATAAGAAGTCGACACAATGCTATCATAGCTTGTACAGTGGTGTGGGTGATCAGTGGTTTAGCTTGCATCCGGCCGATGCTCCTCCACAATACACACATGTTTCTGGGCACAGAGTACTGTGAGATGTATTTTAGGGACCTCCCTAATATTGATGTAAAGATGCTCAAAAAATCTGGATTttatattcagctttttgttttcttgatcCTCCCTCTTGCAGTGAatatattttgttacattaggATTGCAATCACTGCTATATCAACCAATGTGGCTTCTAAAAACAAGGCATTCAGGGTGATTTTCTTTATTGTAgtgctgttttttatttcctgGATACCTTTTAACATTGTTGAACTCCTGAACGAAGAACCCAAAGACTGTAAGGAAGAACAGAGGCTCGGTTATGCTCTTCATGTCACCCGTAACATGGCATACTTTTACTTCTGTGTAAGTCCCATCTTTTATACATTTGTGGGGAAAAGATTCCAGGACTATTTCAAACAGCTGCTGCTGAAGTGTTTCCCAAGCTTAAGGAAGCACATTTCTATCAatgcagtaaacaaaacaacaatgttCACAGCAGGAACGGAACTTAGCGTTAGATATTGA